Proteins encoded within one genomic window of Oncorhynchus nerka isolate Pitt River linkage group LG9b, Oner_Uvic_2.0, whole genome shotgun sequence:
- the e2f5 gene encoding transcription factor E2F5 isoform X2: protein MAESVRSSLPNGGAASSRHEKSLGLLTIKFVTLLQEAKDGVLDLKVAADSLAVRQKRRIYDITNVLEGVGLIEKKTKNIIQWRGENLGCQTAEVLEQVEVLTAQLCELEEQEKELDSQKAWLEQSIKHMNDDPIASRYMYVTHEDICDAFSGDTLLAVVAPSGTQLEVPVPETGQRGQKRYQVNLRSTSAPIQVMLINKESGSSRPVVFSVPPPEDLSSMPTPPTTPADLQRFPLPSDSAHFPSPVTHHISEHKMAPLRRHDEDLTPSSTPPDIHMECHPQATTGLAMQQLVGMPTGVQQQGVLGGHLGQELQSMLDVGSLLKLTNTGDHMKEEREGVADLIDELMSSDGVDYNFNLDDNEGVCDLFDVQILNY, encoded by the exons ATGGCTGAGTCTGTGCGCTCGAGCCTGCCGAACGGCGGAGCCGCATCGAGTCGACATGAGAAAAGTTTGGGGCTCCTCACAATCAAGTTCGTGACTTTACTCCAAGAGGCGAAGGACGGCGTACTTGACCTGAAAGTG GCTGCAGACAGCTTGGCTGtgagacagaagaggaggatcTATGACATCACCAACGTGCTGGAGGGAGTGGGCCTCATCGAGAAGAAAACCAAGAACATAATTCAGTGGAG aGGGGAGAACCTGGGCTGCCAGACAGCAGAGGTGCTGGAGCAGGTGGAGGTGCTGACAGCTCAGCTGTGTGAGCtggaggagcaggagaaggagcTTGACAGCCAGAAGGCCTGGCTGGAGCAGAGCATCAAACACATGAACGATGACCCCATCGCCAGCAG GTATATGTATGTGACCCACGAGGACATCTGTGATGCGTTCAGCGGAGACACTCTCCTGGCGGTGGTCGCTCCCTCAGGAACACAGCTGGAGGTACCGGTGCCTGAAACG GGTCAGAGAGGCCAGAAGAGGTACCAGGTGAATCTAAGGAGCACGTCTGCGCCGATCCAGGTGATGCTCATCAACAAAGAGTCTGGTTCCTCCAGACCCGTTGTGTTCTCTGTGCCTCCCCCAGAGGACCTGTCTTCTATGCCTACCCCACCCACCACCCCTGCGGACCTGCAGAGGTTCCCCCTGCCCTCTGACTCAGCCCATTTCCCCAGCCCTGTGACACACCACATCTCTGAACACAAGATGGCGCCACTGCGAAGGCACGATGAGGATCTTacaccctcctccaccccaccAGACATACACATGG AATGCCACCCTCAGGCGACTACTGGTCTAGCAATGCAGCAGTTGGTCGGCATGCCAACAGGTGTCCAGCAGCAAGGGGTTCTGGGAGGACACTTGGGCCAGGAGCTCCAGTCCATGCTGGATGTGGGCAGCCTTCTGAAATTAACCAACACAGGAGACCacatgaaggaagagagagagg GTGTGGCTGACCTAATAGATGAGCTGATGTCTTCTGATG GGGTGGACTACAACTTCAACCTGGATGACAATGAGGGAGTCTGTGATCTGTTCGACGTCCAGATCCTCAATTACTGA
- the LOC115113910 gene encoding atypical chemokine receptor 4-like, with translation MSQSSQKHRGGYGPVATAHCSRGDEQMRYRYSSSMDLTEEDDYDYHNNLTLNYSYEDYHTVCEKADVRSFAGLFLPVVYAACVVVGLAGNSLVLAVYAYHKCLRRSMTEAFLAHLAVADLLLLLTLPFWAADAALGWELGLPLCKLVSACYAINFTCCMLLLACVSMDRYLASVRAEGRNQGRLGRVFTRAHCGKVCLGVWAVAFLLGLPDLLFSTVRETSRRRVCMAIYPPSLAREVKACLEVVEVLLGFLIPLLVMMWCYAGVGRVLRRLPEESRSRRRRAIRVLLVVVGLFVVTQLPYNAVKMWRAMDSVYTLVTHCGVSKALDRAAQVTESLALTHCCLNPLLYVFLGSSFRQYALKTAKAFGERTKRRRGEQREDEGMEMSFNSHNTASQETSTFSI, from the exons ATGAGTCAGAGTTCCCAAAAGCACAGAGGAGGATACGGACCAGTAGCTACAGCTCACTGCAGTAGAGGAGACGAGCAGATGCG ATACAGATATTCCTCCAGTATGGATCTGACCGAAGAGGATGACTATGATTACCACAACAACCTCACCCTGAACTACAGCTACGAGGACTACCACACCGTGTGTGAGAAGGCTGACGTGCGCTCCTTCGCTGGCCTCTTCCTCCCTGTGGTGTACGCAGCCTGTGTGGTGGTGGGGCTAGCCGGGAACTCCCTGGTGCTAGCTGTGTACGCCTACCACAAATGTCTGAGAAGAAGCATGACGGAAGCCTTCCTAGCCCACTTGGCCGTAGccgacctcctcctcctcctcaccctgccCTTCTGGGCTGCAGACGCGGCGCTGGGCTGGGAGCTGGGCCTGCCTCTCTGTAAGCTGGTCTCGGCTTGCTATGCCATCAACTTCACCTGCTGCATGCTGCTGCTAGCCTGTGTTAGCATGGACCGCTACCTAGCATCTGTTAGAGCGGAGGGCAGGAACCAGGGAAGGCTGGGCAGGGTCTTCACCCGGGCGCACTGTGGGAAGGTCTGCTTAGGGGTGTGGGCTGTGGCTTTTCTCCTGGGTCTTCCCGATCTTCTGTTCTCCACAGTAAGGGAGACCTCCAGGAGGAGGGTCTGCATGGCCATCTACCCGCCCAGTCTGGCCCGGGAGGTCAAGGCCTGCCTGGAGGTGGTTGAGGTCCTACTGGGTTTCCTGATTCCTCTCCTGGTTATGATGTGGTGCTACGCCGGCGTGGGGCGTGTGCTGAGGCGGCTGCCCGAAGAGAGCAGGAGCAGGAGGCGGAGAGCTATCCGGGTGTTGCTGGTCGTGGTGGGGTTGTTCGTGGTCACCCAGTTGCCCTATAACGCGGTGAAGATGTGGCGGGCGATGGACTCGGTCTACACACTGGTGACCCACTGTGGTGTGAGTAAGGCCCTGGACCGGGCGGCACAGGTCACTGAGAGCCTGGCTCTGACCCACTGCTGTCTCAACCCACTACTCTATGTCTTCCTAGGGTCCTCCTTCAGACAATATGCGCTGAAAACAGCCAAGGCGTTTGGAGAAAGGACAAAGAGGAGaaggggggagcagagagaggacgaAGGAATGGAGATGTCCTTCAACTCTCACAACACTGCCTCTCAGGAGACCAGCACCTTCTCCAtatga
- the e2f5 gene encoding transcription factor E2F5 isoform X1 translates to MAESVRSSLPNGGAASSRHEKSLGLLTIKFVTLLQEAKDGVLDLKVAADSLAVRQKRRIYDITNVLEGVGLIEKKTKNIIQWRGENLGCQTAEVLEQVEVLTAQLCELEEQEKELDSQKAWLEQSIKHMNDDPIASRYMYVTHEDICDAFSGDTLLAVVAPSGTQLEVPVPETGQRGQKRYQVNLRSTSAPIQVMLINKESGSSRPVVFSVPPPEDLSSMPTPPTTPADLQRFPLPSDSAHFPSPVTHHISEHKMAPLRRHDEDLTPSSTPPDIHMECHPQATTGLAMQQLVGMPTGVQQQGVLGGHLGQELQSMLDVGSLLKLTNTGDHMKEEREGVADLIDELMSSDVFPLLRLSPNAGVDYNFNLDDNEGVCDLFDVQILNY, encoded by the exons ATGGCTGAGTCTGTGCGCTCGAGCCTGCCGAACGGCGGAGCCGCATCGAGTCGACATGAGAAAAGTTTGGGGCTCCTCACAATCAAGTTCGTGACTTTACTCCAAGAGGCGAAGGACGGCGTACTTGACCTGAAAGTG GCTGCAGACAGCTTGGCTGtgagacagaagaggaggatcTATGACATCACCAACGTGCTGGAGGGAGTGGGCCTCATCGAGAAGAAAACCAAGAACATAATTCAGTGGAG aGGGGAGAACCTGGGCTGCCAGACAGCAGAGGTGCTGGAGCAGGTGGAGGTGCTGACAGCTCAGCTGTGTGAGCtggaggagcaggagaaggagcTTGACAGCCAGAAGGCCTGGCTGGAGCAGAGCATCAAACACATGAACGATGACCCCATCGCCAGCAG GTATATGTATGTGACCCACGAGGACATCTGTGATGCGTTCAGCGGAGACACTCTCCTGGCGGTGGTCGCTCCCTCAGGAACACAGCTGGAGGTACCGGTGCCTGAAACG GGTCAGAGAGGCCAGAAGAGGTACCAGGTGAATCTAAGGAGCACGTCTGCGCCGATCCAGGTGATGCTCATCAACAAAGAGTCTGGTTCCTCCAGACCCGTTGTGTTCTCTGTGCCTCCCCCAGAGGACCTGTCTTCTATGCCTACCCCACCCACCACCCCTGCGGACCTGCAGAGGTTCCCCCTGCCCTCTGACTCAGCCCATTTCCCCAGCCCTGTGACACACCACATCTCTGAACACAAGATGGCGCCACTGCGAAGGCACGATGAGGATCTTacaccctcctccaccccaccAGACATACACATGG AATGCCACCCTCAGGCGACTACTGGTCTAGCAATGCAGCAGTTGGTCGGCATGCCAACAGGTGTCCAGCAGCAAGGGGTTCTGGGAGGACACTTGGGCCAGGAGCTCCAGTCCATGCTGGATGTGGGCAGCCTTCTGAAATTAACCAACACAGGAGACCacatgaaggaagagagagagg GTGTGGCTGACCTAATAGATGAGCTGATGTCTTCTGATG TGTTCCCTCTGCTGCGACTGTCTCCCAATGCAGGGGTGGACTACAACTTCAACCTGGATGACAATGAGGGAGTCTGTGATCTGTTCGACGTCCAGATCCTCAATTACTGA